One part of the Denticeps clupeoides unplaced genomic scaffold, fDenClu1.1, whole genome shotgun sequence genome encodes these proteins:
- the LOC114776756 gene encoding LOW QUALITY PROTEIN: proto-oncogene c-Fos-like (The sequence of the model RefSeq protein was modified relative to this genomic sequence to represent the inferred CDS: inserted 1 base in 1 codon): protein MFPSSLSPRCGDAGAEDASGDSFVPTVTAISTTPDLQWMVQPTVITSVSPSPGRAQPAKPGKGAPRKGKGEQLSPEEEEKKRIRRERNKMAAAKCRNRRRELTDTLQAETDQLEEDKAALQAEISALLKEKERLEFVLAAHKPACQMPEDPDAPCSPDAGAKLPEDVEDLDAPSTAISGNSDLLLCSSAELGLCDLEPGLDDLLGGADDDGASAETARSVPDIDLSGSLGXADWETLYKSVAGDLEPLATPTCGGYLSVFTFACPEPDRAEPGADILNSPTLLAL from the exons ATGTTCCCAAGCAGCCTGTCGCCACGGTGCGGGGACGCCGGAGCCGAG GACGCGTCTGGCGACTCGTTCGTCCCGACGGTGACCGCGATCTCCACCACCCCGGATCTGCAGTGGATGGTCCAGCCGACCGTCATCACGTCCGTGTCGCCGTCGCCGGGCAGAGCGCAGCCCGCCAAGCCGGGGAAGGGCGCGCCGAGGAAGGGGAAGGGCGAGCAG CTGTCtcccgaggaggaggagaagaagcgcATCAGGAGAGAGAGGAATAAAATGGCTGCAGCCAAGTGTCGCAACAGACGGAGGGAGCTGACCGACACCCTGCAGGCC GAGACGGACCAGCTGGAGGAGGACAAGGCGGCTCTGCAGGCGGAGATCTCCGCGCTGCTGAAGGAGAAGGAGCGGCTGGAGTTCGTCCTCGCCGCGCACAAGCCGGCGTGCCAGATGCCCGAGGACCCGGACGCGCCCTGCAGCCCGGACGCCGGCGCCAAGCTCCCCGAGGACGTGGAGGACCTGGACGCGCCGTCCACCGCCATCTCCGGCAACTCCGACCTGCTGCTCTGCTCCAGCGCCGAGCTCGGCCTCTGCGACCTGGAGCCCGGCCTGGACGACCTGCTCGGCGGCGCCGACGACGACGGCGCGTCCGCGGAGACGGCGCGCTCGGTGCCGGACATCGACCTGAGCGGCTCGCTGG TGGCGGACTGGGAGACCCTCTACAAGTCGGTGGCCGGCGACCTGGAGccgctggccacgcccacctgcGGCGGCTACCTGTCCGTCTTCACCTTCGCGTGCCCGGAGCCGGACAGGGCGGAGCCCGGCGCGGACATCCTCAACTCGCCCACGCTGCTGGCGCTGTGA
- the LOC114776757 gene encoding transmembrane emp24 domain-containing protein 10-like yields the protein MLTPLLLLLVLFEPAGSITFYLPVNSRRCLREEIHKDVLVTGEYQISEAPNTRNSLQIKDSSSHMLYSKENASKGKFAFTTEDYDMFEVCFESKSPMGTGRVPDQLVNLDMKHGVEAKNYEEIAKVEKLKPLEVELRRLEDLSESIVNDFAYMKKREEEMRDTNESTSSRVLYFSIFSMCCLTGLATWQVLYLRRFFKAKKLIE from the exons ATGTTGACGccgctgttgctgctgctggttctGTTCGAACCGGCGGGATCCATCACGTTCTACCTGCCCGTCAACTCCCGGAGGTGCCTGCGAGAGGAGATCCACAAAGACGTGCTGGTGACGGGAGAGTACCAGATCAGCGAGGCGCCCAACACCAGGAACAGCCTGCAG ATCAAAGACTCTTCTTCTCACATGCTGTACTCGAAAGAAAACGCGTCTAAAGGAAAGTTCGCCTTCACCACGGAGGACTACGACATGTTTGAAGTGTGCTTCGAGAGTAAATCTCCCATGG GTACAGGGAGGGTCCCGGACCAGCTGGTCAATTTAGACATGAAGCATGGGGTTGAGGCGAAGAATTATGAAGAG ATTGCCAAAGTTGAGAAGCTGAAGCCCCTGGAGGTGGAGCTGAGACGACTGGAGGATCTGTCCGAGTCCATCGTCAACGACTTTGCCTACATGAAAAAGCGCGAGGAGGAAATGAGGGACACGAACG AGTCCACCAGCAGCCGGGTCCTGTACTTCAGCATCTTCTCCATGTGCTGCCTGACTGGACTCGCCACATGGCAGGTCCTTTACCTCCGCAGGTTCTTTAAGGCCAAGAAGCTGATCGAGTGA
- the LOC114776758 gene encoding acylphosphatase-1-like translates to MSADLLSVDFEVFGKVQGVFFRKYTQSEAKKLGLVGWVRNTAAGTVQGRVQGPGDQVRQMQEWLKTTGSPQSRIVQAQFTNEQKVQALDFTDFQVVRT, encoded by the exons ATGTCCGCGGACCTCCTGTCGGTGGATTTCGAGGTTTTCGGTAAAGTCCAAGGCGTGTTTTTCCGGAAGTATACTCAG TCAGAGGCGAAGAAGCTGGGCCTGGTGGGCTGGGTGCGGAACACTGCGGCGGGGACGGTGCAGGGCCGCGTCCAGGGCCCGGGGGACCAGGTCCGGCAGATGCAGGAGTGGCTGAAGACCACCGGCAGCCCCCAGTCGCGGATCGTCCAGGCCCAGTTCACCAACGAGCAGAAGGTCCAGGCCCTGGACTTCACAGACTTTCAAGTGGTTCGCACttaa
- the LOC114776755 gene encoding zinc finger C2HC domain-containing protein 1C-like: MLAASRRPQGAAPSRWQKLPPLRRSEDQPKEPGFPLKPACYRRAASHQPGLDAPGPPHHVLEEGKLGLRSLRDREARMAQEIRRREMVLQEKLRRVVEELRTESYAGWGEGRIYSSDQGGRVRAEWDWERRKGETEQWREARRDRRDNRPRQADVGRDWKQNERDTKRHPERTELRWKDGGGNPEKRRDPDLDRGASQVTELMQRSGLGVKTEPRDPPRLAPASRGLSRLGRVEFHSEESLWARREPCAICKRRFASDRLESHLQICEKVQRSNRKTFDSSKQRARGTELEKFMKAGGGSSTAEEKTPRQKNDALVRKAHRDAVPADAHYVACPHCSRRFAPGVAERHVPKCQNIRSRPPPPPRHRR, encoded by the exons ATGCTCGCCGCGTCTCGCCGTCCTCAGGGCGCCGCGCCGTCGAGGTGGCAGAAGCTCCCGCCGCTGAGAAGAAGCGAGGACCAGCCGAAGGAACCCGGATTTCCACTGAAGCCGGCCTGCTACAGGAGAGCAGCGAGCCACCAGCCCGGGCTCGACGCGCCCGGACCCCCACATCACGTCCTGGAGGAAGGGAAGCTCGGGCTGAGGAGCCTGAGGGACAGGGAGGCCAGGATGGCGCAGGAAATCCGACGCAGGGAGATGGTCCTGCAGGAGAAGCTCCGCAGGGTCGTGGAAGAGCTGAGGACGGAGAGTTACGCGGGGTGGGGAGAAGGTAGGATCTACTCATCTGATCAGGGAGGACGTGTAAGGGCGGAGTGGGACTGGGAGAGGCGGAAAGGAGAGACAGAACAGTGGAGAGAAGCCAGGCGAGACAGGCGGGACAACAGACCGAGGCAGGCAGATGTAGGAAGGGACTGGAAGCAGAATGAGAGGGACACCAAACGGCATCCAGAGAGGACGGAGTTGAGATGGAAGGATGGAGGTGGGAACCCCGAGAAGAGACGGGACCCGGACCTCGATCGCGGGGCGTCCCAGGTGACCGAGCTCATGCAGAGGTCAGGTCTGGGCGTGAAGACGGAACCCAGAGACCCCCCCAGGCTGGCGCCCGCGTCCCGAGGCCTCAGCAGGCTGGGACGGGTGGAGTTCCACTCCGAGGAAAGCTTGTGGGCCCGGCGGGAGCCCTGCGCGATCTGCAAGCGGCGCTTCGCCTCGGACAGACTGGAGAGCCACCTTCAGATCTGCGAGAAGGTCCAGCGCTCCAACCGCAAGACGTTCGACTCGTCCAAGCAGAGGGCGAGAGGGACCGAGCTCGAGAAATTCATGAAGGCAGGAGGCGGGAGTTCCACCGCCGAG GAGAAGACGCCGAGGCAGAAGAACGACGCCCTCGTCCGCAAGGCGCACCGCGACGCGGTCCCCGCGGACGCCCACTACGTGGCCTGTCCCCACTGCAGCCGCCGCTTCGCGCCGGGCGTGGCCGAGAGGCACGTTCCCAAGTGTCAGAACATCCGGAGCAGGCCGCCGCCCCCTCCCAGACACCGGCGCTGA
- the LOC114776754 gene encoding serine/threonine-protein kinase Nek9-like isoform X2 — translation MSLEEYERHLASLSSETGSDAAAGGGGGGRSAPGGEEEKLHYIPIRTLGKGAFGEATLYRRSEDNSLVVWKEVELSCLSDKKRRDVMNEISILSILQHHNIIAYFNHFMDKSSLLIELEYCNGGNLYDKINQQKGKLFSEEVVIWYLYQIVSAVAHIHKAGVLHRDIKTLNIFLTKTNLIKLGDYGLAKKLGSEFSMAETCVGTPYYMSPELCQGVKYNFKSDIWATGCVLYELLTLTRTFDATNPLNLCVKIVQGNWTMEVRSDVYSADLIKLVYACLEQDPERRPAADQILNQPLIAGVKQELEERVAALNSAIKKPKLSSVTESPVAVVTTRSREAYFWGGGKLTPQKLDTFKGGSSAQHVCAGETHFAVVTVEKELYTWASVQGGAKMVGQLGHGDQASYRQPRRVERLQGKAIRQVSCGTDFTACVTDEDQLYLFGSDYYGCVGVENELGMEVLEPVLPEFFQERRVQQVSCGDNHVVALLAHSGDLYSWGCGEHGRLGLGCEDDFASPMQVDVPKGARFDSVYCGSDGTFFLTESGKVLACGNNEFNKLGLNQGITGLKNHPGEDNQGIPYTPTLTLVKTLARFKIQVIAPGKTHTAAIDERGRLMTFGCNKYGQLGVKDFKKHQGVQLLLGQFGGKAITKVSCGDGFSIAATEDNQIFAWGNAGNGRLGMPHDKGFGSEVCPALPRPIFGSLHHVPDLSCRGWHTILIMEKVLNSKTIRSNSSGVSVGSGVGHVSTSSMDLDTEHGSADTELREGTMGGTVEADTEDRGLEFSAMNMASQTGDSSCPFWLRKELQDAEFIPMPASSGNSLCGPLASSVSESATLPYDELQGLKAAAHAAAPGKGLSARPPACEKVNGVQEGGAWKKSGMGQSCCHASVELAQLRETVNRQEAAIQLLQKQRDDQLEENERLWNAIRNLSGGGANQPSAPRRDDREDGEEFRE, via the exons ATGTCCCTGGAGGAGTACGAGCGACACCTCGCGTCCCTCAGCTCGGAGACGGGCAGCGACGCGGCGgccggtggcggcggcggcggcaggtcGGCGCCCGgcggggaggaggagaagctgcaCTACATCCCCATCCGCACGCTGGGCAAGGGGGCGTTCGGCGAGGCGACCTTGTACCGGCGCTCGGAG GACAACTCGCTGGTGGTGTGGAAGGAGGTGGAGCTCAGCTGCCTGTCGGACAAGAAGCGGCGGGACGTGATGAACGAGATCAGCATCCTCTCCATCCTGCAGCACCACAACATCATCGCCTACTTCAACCACTTCATGGACAAGAGCAGCCTGCTGATCGAGCTGGAGTACTGCAACG GTGGAAATCTGTACGACAAAATCAACCAGCAGAAGGGGAAGCTCTTCTCCGAGGAG GTGGTGATATGGTATCTGTACCAGATTGTGTCCGCCGTGGCCCACATACACAAGGCGGGCGTCCTGCACAG AGACATCAAGACGTTGAACATCTTCCTCACTAAGACCAACCTGATCAAGCTGGGCGATTACGGACTGGCCAAAAAGCTGGGCTCGGAGTTCTCCATGGCAGAGACG TGTGTAGGAACTCCGTACTACATGTCTCCGGAGCTTTGCCAGGGAGTGAAGTACAACTTCAAGTCCGACATCTGGGCCACGGGCTGTGTCCTCTACGAGCTTTTGACCCTCACCAGGACGTTCGATGCTAcg AACCCACTCAACCTGTGTGTGAAGATCGTCCAGGGCAACTGGACCATGGAGGTCCGGTCGGACGTGTACTCCGCCGACCTCATCAAGCTGGTCTACGCTTGCCTCGAGCAG GACCCGGAGAGAAGACCCGCGGCCGACCAGATCCTCAACCAGCCGCTCATCGCCGGTGTCAAGCA GGAGCTGGAGGAGCGAGTGGCGGCGCTCAACTCGGCCATCAAGAAGCCCAA GCTGAGTTCGGTGACGGAGAGTCCCGTGGCGGTGGTGACCACTCGCTCCAGGGAGGCGTACTTCTGGGGCGGCGGCAAGCTGACCCCTCAGAAGCTGGACACGTTCAAGGGGGGCAGCAGCGCCCAGCACGTGTGCGCCGGGGAGACCCACTTCGCGGTGGTGACGGTGGAGAAGGAGCTCTACACCTGGGCA AGCGTGCAGGGCGGTGCCAAGATGGTGGGCCAGCTGGGTCACGGGGACCAGGCCTCGTACCGCCAGCCCCGCCGCGTGGAACGCCTGCAGGGCAAGGCCATCCGGCAGGTGTCGTGCGGGACGGACTTCACCGCCTGCGTTACCG acGAAGACCAGCTGTACCTGTTCGGGTCGGATTACTACGGCTGCGTCGGCGTGGAGAACGAGCTGGGGATGGAGGTCCTGGAGCCGGTTCTTCCCGAGTTCTTCCAGGAGCGGCGGGTGCAGCAGGTGTCCTGCGGCGACAACCACGTGGTGGCCCTGCTGGCGCACAGCGGGGACCTGTATTCCTGGGGCTGTGGTGAACATG GTCGCCTTGGTCTGGGCTGTGAGGACGATTTTGCTTCTCCAATGCAG GTGGACGTGCCCAAAGGTGCCAGATTTGACTCTGTCTACTGTGGCAGCGACGGCACCTTCTTCCTGACCGAATCTGGGAAGGTGCTCGCCTGTGGGAACAATGAGTTCAACAAGCTCGGCCTGAACCAGGGCATCACGGGCCTGAAGAACCACCCTGGAGAG GATAATCAAGGCATTCCCTACACCCCCACCCTCACCCTGGTGAAGACTCTGGCTCGCTTCAAGATCCAGGTCATCGCACCAGGAAAGACCCACACGGCGGCCATTGACG AGCGAGGACGCCTGATGACGTTTGGCTGCAATAAGTATGGCCAGCTCGGGGTCAAGGACTTCAAGAAGCACCAGGGCGTGCAGCTGCTTCTGGGTCAGTTCGGGGGGAAGGCCATCACCAAGGTGTCCTGTGGGGACGGATTTTCTATCGCTGCCACCGAAG ACAATCAGATCTTTGCGTGGGGGAACGCTGGGAACGGGCGGCTGGGGATGCCTCATGATAAAGGCTTTGGGTCTGAGGTGTGCCCCGCTCTGCCGCGCCCAATTTTTGGCTCCCTGCATCACGTGCCGGACCTGTCCTGCCGTGGGTGGCACACCATCCTCATCATGG AAAAGGTCCTGAACTCAAAAACCATCCGTTCGAACAGCAGCGGCGTTTCAGTAGGCAGCG GCGTGGGCCACGTCTCCACGTCCTCCATGGACCTGGACACCGAGCACGGCTCGGCGGACACCGAGCTGCGCGAGGGCACCATGGGCGGCACGGTGGAGGCGGACACGGAGGACCGAGGGCTCGAGTTCTCAGCGATGAACATGGCGAGCCAGACGGGGGACAGTTCCTGTCCTTTCTGGCTGCGAAAG GAGCTGCAGGACGCCGAGTTCATCCCCATGCCGGCCAGCTCCGGTAACTCCCTGTGCGGCCCCCTGGCCTCCTCCGTGTCGGAAAGTGCCACGCTGCCTTACGACGAGCTGCAGGGCCTGAAGGCGGCCGCCCACGCCGCAGCTCCTGGGAAGGGGCTCTCG GCGCGGCCACCGGCCTGCGAGAAGGTCAACGGCGTGCAGGAGGGCGGGGCCTGGAAGAAGAGCGGGATGGGGCAGAGCTGCTGCCATGCGAGTGTCGAGTTGGCCCAG CTCCGAGAGACGGTGAACAGACAGGAAGCTGCGATTCAGTTGTTACAAAAGCAG CGTGACGATCAGCTGGAGGAGAACGAGAGACTGTGGAACGCCATCCGGAATCTGAGTGGCGGCGGAGCGAACCAGCCCTCGGCTCCGCGCCGCGATGACCGGGAGGACGGGGAGGAGTTCAGGGAGTGA
- the LOC114776754 gene encoding serine/threonine-protein kinase Nek9-like isoform X1, translating to MSLEEYERHLASLSSETGSDAAAGGGGGGRSAPGGEEEKLHYIPIRTLGKGAFGEATLYRRSEDNSLVVWKEVELSCLSDKKRRDVMNEISILSILQHHNIIAYFNHFMDKSSLLIELEYCNGGNLYDKINQQKGKLFSEEVVIWYLYQIVSAVAHIHKAGVLHRDIKTLNIFLTKTNLIKLGDYGLAKKLGSEFSMAETCVGTPYYMSPELCQGVKYNFKSDIWATGCVLYELLTLTRTFDATNPLNLCVKIVQGNWTMEVRSDVYSADLIKLVYACLEQDPERRPAADQILNQPLIAGVKQELEERVAALNSAIKKPKLSSVTESPVAVVTTRSREAYFWGGGKLTPQKLDTFKGGSSAQHVCAGETHFAVVTVEKELYTWASVQGGAKMVGQLGHGDQASYRQPRRVERLQGKAIRQVSCGTDFTACVTDEDQLYLFGSDYYGCVGVENELGMEVLEPVLPEFFQERRVQQVSCGDNHVVALLAHSGDLYSWGCGEHGRLGLGCEDDFASPMQVDVPKGARFDSVYCGSDGTFFLTESGKVLACGNNEFNKLGLNQGITGLKNHPGEDNQGIPYTPTLTLVKTLARFKIQVIAPGKTHTAAIDERGRLMTFGCNKYGQLGVKDFKKHQGVQLLLGQFGGKAITKVSCGDGFSIAATEDNQIFAWGNAGNGRLGMPHDKGFGSEVCPALPRPIFGSLHHVPDLSCRGWHTILIMEKVLNSKTIRSNSSGVSVGSGVGHVSTSSMDLDTEHGSADTELREGTMGGTVEADTEDRGLEFSAMNMASQTGDSSCPFWLRKELQDAEFIPMPASSGNSLCGPLASSVSESATLPYDELQGLKAAAHAAAPGKGLSQARPPACEKVNGVQEGGAWKKSGMGQSCCHASVELAQLRETVNRQEAAIQLLQKQRDDQLEENERLWNAIRNLSGGGANQPSAPRRDDREDGEEFRE from the exons ATGTCCCTGGAGGAGTACGAGCGACACCTCGCGTCCCTCAGCTCGGAGACGGGCAGCGACGCGGCGgccggtggcggcggcggcggcaggtcGGCGCCCGgcggggaggaggagaagctgcaCTACATCCCCATCCGCACGCTGGGCAAGGGGGCGTTCGGCGAGGCGACCTTGTACCGGCGCTCGGAG GACAACTCGCTGGTGGTGTGGAAGGAGGTGGAGCTCAGCTGCCTGTCGGACAAGAAGCGGCGGGACGTGATGAACGAGATCAGCATCCTCTCCATCCTGCAGCACCACAACATCATCGCCTACTTCAACCACTTCATGGACAAGAGCAGCCTGCTGATCGAGCTGGAGTACTGCAACG GTGGAAATCTGTACGACAAAATCAACCAGCAGAAGGGGAAGCTCTTCTCCGAGGAG GTGGTGATATGGTATCTGTACCAGATTGTGTCCGCCGTGGCCCACATACACAAGGCGGGCGTCCTGCACAG AGACATCAAGACGTTGAACATCTTCCTCACTAAGACCAACCTGATCAAGCTGGGCGATTACGGACTGGCCAAAAAGCTGGGCTCGGAGTTCTCCATGGCAGAGACG TGTGTAGGAACTCCGTACTACATGTCTCCGGAGCTTTGCCAGGGAGTGAAGTACAACTTCAAGTCCGACATCTGGGCCACGGGCTGTGTCCTCTACGAGCTTTTGACCCTCACCAGGACGTTCGATGCTAcg AACCCACTCAACCTGTGTGTGAAGATCGTCCAGGGCAACTGGACCATGGAGGTCCGGTCGGACGTGTACTCCGCCGACCTCATCAAGCTGGTCTACGCTTGCCTCGAGCAG GACCCGGAGAGAAGACCCGCGGCCGACCAGATCCTCAACCAGCCGCTCATCGCCGGTGTCAAGCA GGAGCTGGAGGAGCGAGTGGCGGCGCTCAACTCGGCCATCAAGAAGCCCAA GCTGAGTTCGGTGACGGAGAGTCCCGTGGCGGTGGTGACCACTCGCTCCAGGGAGGCGTACTTCTGGGGCGGCGGCAAGCTGACCCCTCAGAAGCTGGACACGTTCAAGGGGGGCAGCAGCGCCCAGCACGTGTGCGCCGGGGAGACCCACTTCGCGGTGGTGACGGTGGAGAAGGAGCTCTACACCTGGGCA AGCGTGCAGGGCGGTGCCAAGATGGTGGGCCAGCTGGGTCACGGGGACCAGGCCTCGTACCGCCAGCCCCGCCGCGTGGAACGCCTGCAGGGCAAGGCCATCCGGCAGGTGTCGTGCGGGACGGACTTCACCGCCTGCGTTACCG acGAAGACCAGCTGTACCTGTTCGGGTCGGATTACTACGGCTGCGTCGGCGTGGAGAACGAGCTGGGGATGGAGGTCCTGGAGCCGGTTCTTCCCGAGTTCTTCCAGGAGCGGCGGGTGCAGCAGGTGTCCTGCGGCGACAACCACGTGGTGGCCCTGCTGGCGCACAGCGGGGACCTGTATTCCTGGGGCTGTGGTGAACATG GTCGCCTTGGTCTGGGCTGTGAGGACGATTTTGCTTCTCCAATGCAG GTGGACGTGCCCAAAGGTGCCAGATTTGACTCTGTCTACTGTGGCAGCGACGGCACCTTCTTCCTGACCGAATCTGGGAAGGTGCTCGCCTGTGGGAACAATGAGTTCAACAAGCTCGGCCTGAACCAGGGCATCACGGGCCTGAAGAACCACCCTGGAGAG GATAATCAAGGCATTCCCTACACCCCCACCCTCACCCTGGTGAAGACTCTGGCTCGCTTCAAGATCCAGGTCATCGCACCAGGAAAGACCCACACGGCGGCCATTGACG AGCGAGGACGCCTGATGACGTTTGGCTGCAATAAGTATGGCCAGCTCGGGGTCAAGGACTTCAAGAAGCACCAGGGCGTGCAGCTGCTTCTGGGTCAGTTCGGGGGGAAGGCCATCACCAAGGTGTCCTGTGGGGACGGATTTTCTATCGCTGCCACCGAAG ACAATCAGATCTTTGCGTGGGGGAACGCTGGGAACGGGCGGCTGGGGATGCCTCATGATAAAGGCTTTGGGTCTGAGGTGTGCCCCGCTCTGCCGCGCCCAATTTTTGGCTCCCTGCATCACGTGCCGGACCTGTCCTGCCGTGGGTGGCACACCATCCTCATCATGG AAAAGGTCCTGAACTCAAAAACCATCCGTTCGAACAGCAGCGGCGTTTCAGTAGGCAGCG GCGTGGGCCACGTCTCCACGTCCTCCATGGACCTGGACACCGAGCACGGCTCGGCGGACACCGAGCTGCGCGAGGGCACCATGGGCGGCACGGTGGAGGCGGACACGGAGGACCGAGGGCTCGAGTTCTCAGCGATGAACATGGCGAGCCAGACGGGGGACAGTTCCTGTCCTTTCTGGCTGCGAAAG GAGCTGCAGGACGCCGAGTTCATCCCCATGCCGGCCAGCTCCGGTAACTCCCTGTGCGGCCCCCTGGCCTCCTCCGTGTCGGAAAGTGCCACGCTGCCTTACGACGAGCTGCAGGGCCTGAAGGCGGCCGCCCACGCCGCAGCTCCTGGGAAGGGGCTCTCG CAGGCGCGGCCACCGGCCTGCGAGAAGGTCAACGGCGTGCAGGAGGGCGGGGCCTGGAAGAAGAGCGGGATGGGGCAGAGCTGCTGCCATGCGAGTGTCGAGTTGGCCCAG CTCCGAGAGACGGTGAACAGACAGGAAGCTGCGATTCAGTTGTTACAAAAGCAG CGTGACGATCAGCTGGAGGAGAACGAGAGACTGTGGAACGCCATCCGGAATCTGAGTGGCGGCGGAGCGAACCAGCCCTCGGCTCCGCGCCGCGATGACCGGGAGGACGGGGAGGAGTTCAGGGAGTGA
- the LOC114776760 gene encoding C-type lectin domain family 4 member E-like isoform X1: MASSSAETYRRDDFGTDDMPFCNNSEDLQEVSILTVRGETGSGFYRLASTILGLLSVLFLVVIIGMSVLYSEVSGRHDRLALNSSQANGELESLKADYKRLAATKSTLHEEFGKVLSEKKALQVRLERAMSQIVALRQEKERSENQLKISRDSCGRCPQGWRLLNATCYYFSDEGLHKRGWEQSRQDCVNKGGDLAVVDTQEKQEFVSEVLQASRLGYWDGFWIGLKDDHTEGVWKWRDGASLERGHWREGEPNDFYSAEDCAATYPTSKPLEAWNDAPCNHPLKWICEMSP, from the exons ATGGCCAGTTCGAGCGCGGAGACGTACAGGCGAGACGACTTCGGCACGGACGACATGCCGTTCTGCAATAACTCTGAAGACTTACAGGAAG TGTCCATATTAACGGTGCGAGGTGAGACTGGCTCCGGGTTCTACCGACTGGCCTCCACCATTCTCGGGCTGCTCTCTGTCCTTTTCCTCGTTGTCATCATTGGCATGTCGGTGCTCT ACAGCGAAGTGAGCGGGAGGCACGACCGCCTGGCGCTCAACTCCAGCCAAGCGAACGGCGAGCTGGAGAGCTTGAAGGCCGACTACAAGCGCCTGGCTGCCACAAAGTCCACGCTGCACGAGGAGTTCGGCAAGGTGCTGAGCGAGAAGAAGGCCCTGCAGGTGCGGTTGGAGAGGGCGATGTCACAGATCGTCGCCCTTCGGCAGGAGAAGGAAAGAAGCGAGAATCAGTTGAAGATATCCA GGGACAGTTGTGGACGTTGCCCGCAGGGATGGAGACTGCTGAACGCCACCTGCTACTACTTCTCCGATGAAGGTCTTCACAAAAGAGGCTGGGAACAGAGCAGGCAGGACTGTGTTAACAAGGGGGGCGACCTGGCGGTTGTAGATACCCAGGAgaagcag GAGTTCGTTTCGGAAGTCCTGCAGGCATCCCGCCTCGGCTACTGGGATGGCTTCTGGATTGGACTGAAAGATGACCACACTGAGGGCGTCTGGAAGTGGAGAGACGGGGCTTCGCTGGAGCGAGG GCACTGGAGGGAGGGTGAACCCAACGACTTCTACTCTGCTGAGGACTGTGCTGCAACATATCCCACCAGCAAACCGCTGGAGGCCTGGAACGATGCCCCATGCAACCACCCACTCAAATGGATTTGTGAAATGTCGCCCTAG
- the LOC114776760 gene encoding C-type lectin domain family 4 member E-like isoform X2: protein MASSSAETYRRDDFGTDDMPFCNNSEDLQEDSEVSGRHDRLALNSSQANGELESLKADYKRLAATKSTLHEEFGKVLSEKKALQVRLERAMSQIVALRQEKERSENQLKISRDSCGRCPQGWRLLNATCYYFSDEGLHKRGWEQSRQDCVNKGGDLAVVDTQEKQEFVSEVLQASRLGYWDGFWIGLKDDHTEGVWKWRDGASLERGHWREGEPNDFYSAEDCAATYPTSKPLEAWNDAPCNHPLKWICEMSP, encoded by the exons ATGGCCAGTTCGAGCGCGGAGACGTACAGGCGAGACGACTTCGGCACGGACGACATGCCGTTCTGCAATAACTCTGAAGACTTACAGGAAG ACAGCGAAGTGAGCGGGAGGCACGACCGCCTGGCGCTCAACTCCAGCCAAGCGAACGGCGAGCTGGAGAGCTTGAAGGCCGACTACAAGCGCCTGGCTGCCACAAAGTCCACGCTGCACGAGGAGTTCGGCAAGGTGCTGAGCGAGAAGAAGGCCCTGCAGGTGCGGTTGGAGAGGGCGATGTCACAGATCGTCGCCCTTCGGCAGGAGAAGGAAAGAAGCGAGAATCAGTTGAAGATATCCA GGGACAGTTGTGGACGTTGCCCGCAGGGATGGAGACTGCTGAACGCCACCTGCTACTACTTCTCCGATGAAGGTCTTCACAAAAGAGGCTGGGAACAGAGCAGGCAGGACTGTGTTAACAAGGGGGGCGACCTGGCGGTTGTAGATACCCAGGAgaagcag GAGTTCGTTTCGGAAGTCCTGCAGGCATCCCGCCTCGGCTACTGGGATGGCTTCTGGATTGGACTGAAAGATGACCACACTGAGGGCGTCTGGAAGTGGAGAGACGGGGCTTCGCTGGAGCGAGG GCACTGGAGGGAGGGTGAACCCAACGACTTCTACTCTGCTGAGGACTGTGCTGCAACATATCCCACCAGCAAACCGCTGGAGGCCTGGAACGATGCCCCATGCAACCACCCACTCAAATGGATTTGTGAAATGTCGCCCTAG